The Populus alba chromosome 13, ASM523922v2, whole genome shotgun sequence genome contains the following window.
TTTTATGTGAGATCTATTCTGGCAATCGGAGGAAACTTTTCAATTATTTACACCACGGATGTCTTCTTTGTTCTGCGGTTGAGCAAATGGGGGCTTGTGTTTCAACTAGTCGGAGTACTTGCAGTAGTAAGAGCAATGGAGAGCCAGTTCCTCCCCCTTGCTTGGGGATCGGTTTTTGCGGGCAAAAGAGAACTAAAAGGACATTCTCTGATCATTTAGTTACTCTTCAGCATTTACCATCCATACCTAACAGGGTTTTCACCAATGGAAAGAGCCGAACTTCTTGTATATTCACACAGCAGGGTCGCAAGGGAATAAACCAGGATGCAATGATTGTGTGGGAAGTAAGTTTTATTCTTTCCATTGAGATTAACTTTTAATGACATTTGGAGGTTTTTTTGCTTGGTCACACTATGGTTCTTTGTAGGATTTCATGTCTGAAGACGTGACCTTCTGTGGTGTCTTTGATGGTCATGGTCCACATGGCCATCTTGTTGCCCGCAAGGTGAGGGATGCCCTGCCAGTAAAATTACAGTCATTCTTGAACTCTTGTCAATCAAGGCAAAATGGACCGGGTCAAACCTGTTTCATGGGGAATTCAAAGAAATCAGATGTTGGGGATTTGGACAAGGATGGCTCTGTCGAGGATAAATTGAATTCTTTGTGGAGAGAAACATTTCTGAAGTCATACAAGGCCATGGATAAAGAGCTGAAATCCCATCCCAATTTGGACTGCTTCTGCAGTGGGAGCACAGCTATCACTATTGTAAAACAGGTATTGCGGGATTAAAGCTCATTCTTGATATTGCATTCATTTAGCTTTGGTAGGAAGTATAGCTTACTCCTCATGTCCCATTTATTTAGATTTAGCCTTATCGAATACgtttatttgtgtttatttgtgaatttaaaGGGATCGAATCTGTTCATGGGATATATTGGGGATTCCCGTGCAATCATGGGATCTAAGGACAGCAATGATTCCATGGTGGCAGTCCAGTTGACTGTTGATCTGAAGCCTGATTTGCCAAGTAGGTCATTTGCATTATAATTAGTATGTATTTTGATGTTATACTCATCTTTGCAAACCCAATAGTTGATTTGAAACCTAATTGCTGCAGGGGAGGCTGAAAGGATTAAGCGGTGTAAAGGTAGAGTCTTTGCATTGCAAGATGAACCTGAAGTGCCAAGAGTTTGGTTACCATTCGATGATGCCCCTGGTCTGGCAATGGCTCGGGCGTTTGGGGATTTCTGTTTGAAGGAATATGGAGTGATATCAATACCTGAGTTTTCACACCGGACACTTACAGACAAGGATCAGTTCATTGTTCTTGCCTCAGATGGTGTATGTTTTCTCCTCTTATATTTTCTCCTAGCAATTCCTTTTCTATCTGTTAAATATTGAATCagattttcttctattttgtgATACTAGTTGATGgatcattttaatttgatatttttaaggtCCGTTGTTTGCTGACTAAAAATTTATGGACTGTGGTTAAATATGTGAATGCCTTTGACATTATTCTATATCCTGTATACTGCGTAGCAGAGAGGAAAGCTTGTAGAGGAGTGTTGAGTGTATTCATATACCAATCAAGCAATAGCAATTTTTGAAAGGCATATAAGAACAAAAGCTCATTGTGGTGGATGGTCCCTATTATAATGTGGATTTTGGATCGCTATGATAGTATTTTGAATTGTAGGTTTCTTCAAACCTAAGTAGCAAATAGATTTTGATCCATCTGGCATTTTATGCCAGCTATGAGTAACACACTCATTCATTGGCCAGCCATGTTTTGCTTTAAATATTGTTGCGTTAAGTATTGGATTGAAAATGAGTTAAGGATGTGCCTAATCTATTCTGTGACTCATTATAATCATGTCACACGCAAGCTTTTCCAAATTTATTTCTCACATACATGTAGGTTCTGACTGTGAAACATGTGCATTATCTTTGATTGTATTGCCAAAGTCGTTGGAGTTTTCAGTCTGCAGCGAAATGTTCTTGGCGCATGGAATTTTTTGTTCACTGTTCCCTTTTGATTATTCGGTACATGGTGACTATCTTCTGTTGTCTCATCCATGTTATTGGATTTATTTGTATAACCGGAGAACCAATTCAATTCCTAAAACATCTAAATGGGCTATTAGGAAATATATCACAGTTGCAGTGCAGCTCCTACACGCTGTCAAGAACATCCAAATTCATCAAGATTAACAGCAATGCAATATTGAAGCTAATGATGCCAAAGCAATTTTGGAATGCTAGAATTATAACcttgttatggttgtttttgAGATAGTGCTTGGCAATATATGTGTGCTAACTATTAAGTTTGAATTGCTTCAGGTTTGGGATGTCTTGAGCAACGAAGAGGTGGTTGAGATTGTATCCTCTGCTCCAACACGGGCATCAGCCGCAAGAATTCTGGTGGACTCAGCTGCTCGTGAATGGAAGCTCAAATACCCAACTTCAAAGATGGATGACTGTGCTGTAGTTTGCTTATTTTTGGATGGGAAAATGGACTCAGAATCTGATTACGATGAACAAGGTTTTTCTTCAGCGACTCTTGATCAGAGCAATCATTCTGGTAATGCTGCTGAGTCAGATGATGGGCAGAAATCCGAGCCATGTCTGCAAAGAAACTTTACTGTCAGGTCAGCTGAAGAAAATGATACTTATGGAAGACTAGCAGTTGAAGTTGATGGAGATGGCGAAACAGTGAGTGCTGATGATCAGAGTTGGTCAGGTTTGGAAGGTGTCACACGAGTTAATTCACTTGTTCAACTTCCAAGATTTTCTGAGGAAAGGCCAGACCCATAATTTTTGTGGTTATCTACGTAAATGAAAAGAGGCTGCCATCATTGTAATATTTTGGCTCTGGGGCCCCATTATATTCAAAGAACGTCATTTTGTTCTGGTGgcataatgttttgaaaatttaccCTGGTAAATGATTGCCACAgcctcttgttttgttttatgttaCAGAAATGTAGAAAGACAGCTTTGTTCAGAGAATTGAACCTAATCAACATAGCTCTGTTAATATGATTTTGATTCTGTCAAGATTCTGAATGTGCTTATATTGATCGTGTTGGAAGATAAAGTCCTGCGTTCACGCAAAAAACTAGTGATGAATAAAGGAACACGTCACTTGGCTTGTCTGTGATGGATTTTCTTCCTGTTTGAATCTAGCTCCCTTGTAACTAGTCACTGATACATCATCTTCAAATGTGCCAAGAGATTGGAAGCAATAATTTATTGGTATGGCGGTCGAAGTCAGGACTTTGTAGTTTGCTTTGGTGCAGGTTATAGTACTGAGAGCAGTCATTTCATGCATAACATGTGTAATGTGGAAGACCCTCCAGATTCCAAACCTCCATGTAAAATTCTATAACTTGGAGGTTTGGCTCAGATGGTGAATGAGTTTGCTTCccacaatatcattttaaattcaaattaatgggAGGCTGCAACAAAGCATTCTTGTCAACACATCAATCTGAAGGAGGATGGACTGTCCAGTACTCATTTTGACGAGATTTAATCTGAGAAAATTTCTATTTCCATCAGGACTAAGTTGAAGTAATATTGCATGAAATACAAGTTAACATTACGAACATTAAATGCAGTATTGCTAGGAAAATCATAGGATATGAACAGCTACAGGAATGGGCAGACATGCCATTACTAGATCCTCACCTACCCTCACTAGTCACGTAAGAACAGAGATGTAGCTGGAGAGACAGAAGAGATCAATTTAATGGCCGCCAGGCTTGGTGATGAAAAATAAGACCCAAAAATTAGGTAAACAAGGTTGGCTCTGCAAGTTTCAACAAACCAACTTACAATGCACTTCTAAGTTCTAAGAGCCTCCCATGCAATTCTTAGAGGAAAATTCCATGGCCTTTAAGACGAAAACAGCATTGTCATATCTTAACTAaccacaaatgaaaaaaaaaaaaaaaaaagattcgtGGAAGCCATTAAAGTATATGCTTACCCTATCTTCATGCGGTATGGATTTAACCAAATAGAAACGGCTACTTAAGTCGCCGCCAAAAGTTCACCGAACTCCCTCAAATCCTGACTATAAGAAGAGCAACACTCTTCTCACTTCTTCATCAATCACAGTTAACATATCTCATCTGCTAGCTTTGTAGTCATAAAATGGCTTCCAAATCACAGTTGTTTCTTCTCGCTCTCGTTGCCCTGCTTGCAATATCCGGGCAAGTACTCGCAGGGCGTCAGATTCCGAATAATGTGGATGTGAAACAACCTGATTTCCTGATATCTGACAACAGTTTTCTCATTCCAGGCATTGGACGGGTGCTGGTTCCACCAACTCCCAGCTTTCCTTCTTATGATCCACATACGGGCATTGGTAGCTATAGTCCAGGTGGAGACGATGCATTCCCTCCAATTCCTAATGGTGGTGTTTCAACAGTAAACCACCCTTGAGAACGGCATGTGGGCTGctgctttttaataaaaagctaGCCATGCTAGTTgcatttgttttatcttttaagcAAGTATCCTAGATGCTTGGATTTATGTAGTGTTGTTGCAAGGAAGTTGGGGTCTGTTAAGCTTCCTTGAATGGAAATTAAGTGTGATGCATGTACCAGTCCAAGTTTTTCCTTAGAATGTAATGATCACTTTATTCTGTCTTCTTTATTGTTTACTTTCAATATTGTTGTAATTGTGTGGTTTTTATGAAGACTGAAATTCTTAGCTATTAAATTCAGCTTCTGCAGGTAGGCCCTACCAGACAATAATGACAGATCAATTTCAATGCATCACTACTTATCTTTCCAGGTATTCCCTGGCCATTTTATGGTTCTTCACCTGCATTTTACATAGCCAGTTCATCAATGAACTGAGATTTTGTTCTTGTAGTTCAATGGTAGTGTAAAACATTCACTTACTAGACAAATCAAGAAACCTATTCATCAGTATAATTTAGTGTTTACTCTTCAATATAAGTAGATGCAGATGCAGGACGAGCTTCTAATGACAAAGGAAATTAAGGGACTCATTTGACCCCTTTTCTCAGGAAAGTATAATGAAAAAGACCTAACTGATTAGATAGCACACAATCTAATACATAAATTTCATCCTTGATTGATTAAAACTACTTGGATTTGTGCACTAAATCACTGAATCTTTACATGCCCATCACCACTAATGATctatatgattttgtttttccactTTAAGAAGTCTTAttcaaaaccaaacttaatgAAGGTGGCTTGTTGTAACCATCAGCAACATTTACATTGATCTCTTCCTTCCATGAGCTAtccatttcttttcatataattactCAAACTATCCTTAATTGCAAGTAAAGGCAGTAACACATTTACACCTTGCTGGAAAACCATCTTCAATCATAAACATCAAAACCAGACAAAATCTTTCACTAAATAGCCACCTTCACAGGTCAATCAACACATACAAATCACATTCAACAAAGCAAATTTCCAGTGCAGCATTGGTTACCAGGATTTTATTGCAAATTAAGTTCGTTTCTCATTGTAAACCATTGTTAGAAATCCATtagtaaataaagaaaatgagaagaagaagaataataacACAAGATTCCAAGTagtatttttcattcaaaaaagaATGCTTGGTTCTACCTCAAAACATGACTGGAATAGCAAACAATCGaccattcttattttttctttttttttttcaaagtatagTTTTTCATTATAAACCTCTGAGAATCCAAAAAAGACAACTCCTGAGAATGCTCTCTGAATCTGGAACTTCTGAAATGGCGAAGTGGTAGTCTCATAAGGAATAATCTGCAGCAAAGATTATAATATTCCTGGGTAAGTAAATAAAAACAGGTGGGAAAAGAAATATACCAAAGAAAGGAGCATACAAGAGGGATAGTATGTAGATCTTTCTGTTGGAGTTTAAACTCTAGCATAATCTTGTCATTGGATaagaagaaaacgaaaaagataaaataacaatgtcaGTTCTTCAGATCGATCACGCGATATAGTAATTTCTTAGTCACAGTTGGCACTTGACTTCTCCAAAAAGAAAGCAATGAGTAACGTAGCAAATCACTTTCATAGAAACTTTGCCAAGACAATATGATGGAACTAATTAGCATACCTACCCACCAAATATGGTGTGTACTAGACTTCATCATATATGATCTTAATTACAACCACACATGctttacataaaaaaaccataaatcaaGAATCTGCCTACTCGTAAAGGTCTCAAACATCAAGTCACCTGCATCTTGTAATTATAAAAGTGGAATTGTGTCATGTTTTGATTCAGGAGAGGAGACATAATTAAAGAACCAAACATCAGTATTACTTGAGCTAACCATTTGAAAGCTGTATTTCATGTGTAAATGTTGCTCTAACCTTcgcaataaataacaatcatttGAGTTAACAAATCTTCAAAGTCATATATACCCAAGTATCACTCCAATTAATAGACCAAAACCAGCCCTTTAAAAATCCTCACCGCTTCGTCTTCCCCTCTTTAGCGGCAATAAGCTACCACCTCATAATCATTGCACCTCAAAACCATTTGcaatctttcaatttaaaactgaaagaaaataaaaaagattcacAATTCTTTCTCACTCATTCATGAttaacatgaaaatttatacaAACTCTCATATCAAAGACTTATGCTAATCAAAATCCATCAAAATGAGAATTCAAGCCCTTAAGCCATCACAAGAACAATTATCTACTCAAACAACCAATAAAACTTACACACAACTATAAAGTCACAAACTTTCGATTCTCACGAGGTTATTAGCTTCTCCAAATAAAACCCactaaatataaacaaaaaacaaacaataactaATTCAAGTTTGGAGAATTACCAGACAAAAGCAAAAAAGGAGATAAATGGGGTTTTGGAGAATTACCTGACAAAAGCAAAAGATGGGGTCTTCGCTAGAGAGAGATAAGAAATTAGAGACCAACAATCTTGAAAACAATGAAGATAAGGAAAGCCAAAAAGATGCATAGGAATAAGTAatccacaaaaacaaaaaacttggtTGATccatgatttcttttctttttatcattgttgtAGTTAAGGCTGttgttggtttggtttggttctgCATCATCAAGTGATTCAAGTTTTGCCATTGTTGTTTTAAAACAACAACTGTTGGGTTTGCAGAGAAATCTTACAGAGGAGGTTCGATTTGGGGATCTAGACTCTGGAGCTTTGTTTTGTCTGACTTGTGTCTCTGTGCTTTTTAAGGTTTGCTAAAATTGGGTCGTTTGCGCCCCGCGCAATTTTCTCACCAAAATGATTTGTGGACTGTAGGCCCACTACTTCTACCCACAGCAGCAATCCATATTGTGTGAAGGAGGCGCCGATAAATAATTACACTCCAAAAAACTGGATTACTTAGACTTCGGGTCATggagttaacttttttttttttttttattattattattattaatgtctatatcaattaatatatatcttgattaattttataaattataaaattaacgattatgtaaatttttttaatgattcagGTTTGTGAAACTTGAATTTATAAtctctaaaaatacaaatctaaaATCTGACTAACTAAAATACATCTTTAGattaaacaaatctaaaattaatttttttaaaatttttttttatattaactttattaGGTTTTACTGTGTCAATCGAGTCATTAAAAAACCTCTTTAAATTATTGAGCTACTTAGAATTTTCCAGTCACCATGTTAAAATATACTAAGGGTaacaattatgatattaatcCCATTTCAGTTCTGTAAGGAAGGTTTGCTTTGGATGTTTAATGGATTTGCTCATGTGTCtttattttggatttgaatTCAGAAAGAAAGACTAAAACAACGAAATTCTCGTGAATACATCAATTTGAATGTATTCAATCTGTCAAAAACATCCTTTATTTATAATGCTAACCCAAATTCAAGTAACCCAACTCCATTTGGATCAGTAGCGGATACTCCAGTGTCAGTTTCAACCCAAATCCTGTAGCCATCTCAGGCAACTTGCAGAGTTAATCTTCTAATATAATGCATGAATGTGTACTTCTGGTGATGGTTAATGTGTTGTTTAACATTAATCTTCCAAGAAACCAACCTTACAAGGAGTAGAAGCATAAGCTCTTGTTACAGTCccgatgattattttttcttctaatttct
Protein-coding sequences here:
- the LOC118028148 gene encoding probable protein phosphatase 2C 52; translated protein: MGACVSTSRSTCSSKSNGEPVPPPCLGIGFCGQKRTKRTFSDHLVTLQHLPSIPNRVFTNGKSRTSCIFTQQGRKGINQDAMIVWEDFMSEDVTFCGVFDGHGPHGHLVARKVRDALPVKLQSFLNSCQSRQNGPGQTCFMGNSKKSDVGDLDKDGSVEDKLNSLWRETFLKSYKAMDKELKSHPNLDCFCSGSTAITIVKQGSNLFMGYIGDSRAIMGSKDSNDSMVAVQLTVDLKPDLPREAERIKRCKGRVFALQDEPEVPRVWLPFDDAPGLAMARAFGDFCLKEYGVISIPEFSHRTLTDKDQFIVLASDGVWDVLSNEEVVEIVSSAPTRASAARILVDSAAREWKLKYPTSKMDDCAVVCLFLDGKMDSESDYDEQGFSSATLDQSNHSGNAAESDDGQKSEPCLQRNFTVRSAEENDTYGRLAVEVDGDGETVSADDQSWSGLEGVTRVNSLVQLPRFSEERPDP